AAAAACTCCATCCATATCTCACACGCCAAAAAGTGAATACTTAAATTGAACAAGATGCCAGTGATGGTGCAGGGCCAGGGAGCCATCTTTGAATCTTTTAATGAACTGGCCAAGGTTAAAAGGTACCATTTTGACCATTAGTACCACTATAGAGCAAGGTTTTTTATGAGTGggttggtttttgtttgtatgatgtgcacaaggacacacatgcatggacgtagcagaaatacaaatttaaaataGACAAAAGAAATCAgctgtgcaaatgttttatgaggaagtaAATGTAGTTCTTTGACCTCGAAGataaaaacacttaattttggtgagaaaaatgacttttgtttgtttacgaACAGGTCAAGATTTATAATGGGAACTGGGTCCAGCATTGGCACCTTGTCTGTCAAAAAGCAATAGTAATGTCATTTGAGAGAATATTTGACTTATTCACCGCAAGATCTACTTTCACATAAATATTTATACCAAGTCCACTGTGGTTATCCATCCTGGTTGCCCGTCATGGAGGAACCTAAAACTAAGACCAAACCTAACTGGAAAGACTTCcgtaaaaagtgttttttgttctttgctAACAATCATGTTCAGCAGATCACACTTCATGTCATTAACACCaaagatattttcatttaacttcCATTCATCAGTTAAATGCCACAAACACAGTATATTAGTAGCATACTGCTAATATAGCTACTGTATGTAACTTATCACTGCGGCAAACAGTGGGCCACTGATTGCCAGACTTCCTGTTCCATGTCCATGCTAATCTAACCTGTTTCTTTAACACCTAATCTTGTCTCTAACAAGAGGAGGGGCTGCTTCCGACTACACCAGAAACCCCTCAGGAGGGTACTGGCGGTGTAGAAGGGTCAGTGAGCTCTGGATTGCCAGAGCCGGGTGAACCTGACGAGCCTGATGAGCCTGTGGTTGACAGACGAGGTCAGTACTGAACAGCACGGCCACAGAATTCAGACAAGCAATGATGTAAAATCTCAGTTCCCTTTGGAACCTGTCTGCAAAATCCTGATATCCTGAATcctgatttgattgattttgccCTGTGGGTTATAACCTCTTGAGGCTTTGAATGAGGTTAAGGCTTATTAAGTAAACTACCATCATTCTGCCTcctatttttttatattttactcctttcctctcctcttctcctccttcttcttcttcccgTGTGCTCCAGGTATGCCCACTTGCTTGCTGTGCACGTGCCTTGGTGGTTCAGTCTACTGTGATGACTTGAAGCTGGACAGTGTACCACCTCTCCCCAAAGACACCACTCACTTCTACGCACGCTACAACAGAATCACCAAGATCAACAAGTCTGACTTCGCTTCCATGAgtatgtttcctgtttgaatgaaaatgtatgAATATTAGACCGACATATAAAGGTGAATGTCAAGCATTCAATCACACCTGTTCCTTTGACCGGGACTGGAGTGAGCCGTCAGTAAACGCTGAtatcagtgtctcagtgtcctGTCTCGCCTCCCTCCAGACAAGCTGAAGAGGATCGACTTAACCTCCAATGAGATAACAACCATCGAGGACAGAGCATTTATGGGTCTTCctgagctggaggagctggtgaTCCGAGAAAATCACATCTCACAGCTGCCTGCCCTCCCAGAGACCATGACCCTGATTGATGCCAGCCACAACAACATTGGCACCAAGGGTATTCACAAAGAACCGTTCAAAGTACGTGCACCTTCTTAACTTAAAGTTCCTGTCACACACTAAAGCCTTAAATCGCATATTTGCCAACAACTAATAAAATATTGCAGTAAAAAAATGGCAAAGCCATTACATAGATTGCGCACCAGACAGCGCTGTGGGGTCTATTCTTAAGTCTTGCAGTGCATTGGTTGAACATGTAAGGGATCCATATAtatcaaaaacatttgttttaaggGTCAGGGCCAATAATGACCTATATCCTTTGTCCCTGTTTCTAGGACATGACTGGCCTGCTGTACCTGTACCTAACAGACAACCTCATTGATTACATCCCTGTGCCTCTACCGGACAGCCTGCGATCTCTACACCTACAGGTATATCTGCTTCATGTGTCATCACTCCCCATCACTGGTCAACAATGATAGCAAAATGTTCAAAGTATAGTGCAGGTTCTTTGCATTCTTGGGGTTAAAACTCTTTCTGGTTCCAGTTTGatatgaaaacaatgtaaatagaAAAATCTTTCGCTGAAAAGGTGAGTTGGGGTCAGAAATGATAATAGGTCTCAGTACAACcgcacaggtgttttcacttatcctGTCTGATTAGACTTCTACTCATTATGATGTTGGGTGGAgctgtgttaaaataaaaaacatttagaatTCATTCTGATTAGTCAACACTCCCTATGTGCTTTCATTCTCTCAATGCATGGATGTATCTCATCATGgatcctcctccatctcctcttgCAGCGTAACAATATTCAAACGATGCACGAGGACACGTTCTGCAACCTGAAAGATTTCAACTACATCAGGAACGCACTGGAGGACATCCGTCTGGACGGCAACCCCATCAACCTCAGCAGGACCCCGCAGGCTTACATCTGCCTGCCCCGTATACCCATCGGGGATCTCATTtaaccacacagacacatactcTTACACTCTTGCACACTGACTCCCACAAATAcaaccacatgcacacatcttTGTACATATTGACACACAAGaccacacacgcagacacataTACTATTTTTTCACTCTTCAAACAGTCAATCAATTACAACGGCATACAACTGTCAATCATGCTGCTGACAAATACTATAGATCAATTAAACTTTGTTTGGAATTGTATGTTTCATAAACCTCCACAAGCACGTAAATTATGAGTTGGATTATGTTGATCAAGCACATATACACTGCTCTACTGCacctttttccttcctgttgTTCAGACTTCCATGCCAAGTataacacaaccacacacacacacacactcacacacacatacacacacacactgaaaccgTCTCGATCGTCATATTCCCTCACCAACAAGAaaatgcatgtacacacacatacaaatacacacacatacgcagcaGAACTTTGTCAAAAGCCAGACTGTTCTGCAACTTGATTAAGTGTAAACAATAGGTGGCATTTGGAGAAATCAGTTTATTAAAAACCCTCAAACAACATGTATGTTTCTGTTCAGTGTCTGTTCAagactggcaaaaaaaaaaacaatcagtaatattttttaaagatgtttgttttgtaaaaataaaaaataatattattattaatgatgaaTCTAACACTTTTGGAAATGTATACTAGCATAAACTTATTGAAGCTGGAGCTTAACGAAAGGTAAATTGAGTATCTAATGCAATAAAAGACGCATTTAAACACAATCATTTGTTGTAAAGTCTGTactgtaatataaaaatatatattctgaaaaaagattttttacaTGAACTGCAATATTTGGtatattacatttcaaaaagtGATGTTTTAACCGTGCACAATAGCCTATACCGAAGACTCTAATGTCTAGAGTCGATCAACTAAAGACTATTGTTTGATTTGGGAGGGGGGTTGTTGATTTTGATTGTGGATGGGGTTAAGAATAATGCTAATAGCTTGCTATTGTGTGCTCTGTATGGAATAACCACAAGTGAATAAAGTTGTTTTGACGACCTCTCCGAACCAGAAGTGGCTCAACGTTTTCATTGACAACTTATAGGTGTAAGTATATTGTGGATTTTGAACTGCAGTAAACTGTGTGCAGATGCAGCTGAGGtgaacacaaaaatgtttttcttcagagGCAGTTTTGTGCAGAAAAAATCCATGTAAGAGAGGATTTTATTGCttaacaaaaataattgtttttaaattaaatatataccAATGGTACATCATAAGGAAGTGCAGTTCCAAAGATTCTATAAGTTTTCTATAAgtttttcaaacaaatgaaGGAACCGTTCCTTCCTGTCCATGACATCGGTGTCTTTCATGTTGCTGCTGTCTTCTGTAACGTCCTCAGTCCTTTCTTTTGATGCATATAGTCTCTCCAGTCTGGCCTTCTCTCGCTCCAGAGCCAGTCGGTCCCTGCACACAGCATCTCTGTCCTTCTCCACCATcgccttctccctctccatcacCGCCTTCTCTCGCTCTATCatcgccctctctctctccagcgaGGCTCGGTCTCGGTCCAGGGCGGCGACCTCCCGATCCAGTGCTGCCCTCTCCCTCTGCAGTACCTGCCGCTCCCTTTCCATCATCTGTTTCTCCTTTTCCAtcacctgtctttctctctccatcacatTCCTCTCGTTGTCCACCTCCAGCATGATGCGATCTATGTCCTGGCATCCCTcacccatctcctcctccctaTCCTCGTCTCCATTTAATGAAACCTCGATCTCTGGCCCACCTGCTACCGAAGCTGTAGGGGAGGATATCACCATGGATACCTTCCTTTTCTTGGGTTTGGAGATGGATAAGAAATCACAATTGTCTTTGTCGCTGGGTAAAGCCTTGAGGATGGGGGCACTGCCTTCCAGCCGACCCTCTATAGCATCGTCCATCAGGGTGAAATGAGTCCACGTTTCAGGGAACACTTTCACCCCATCTGGAGGGTTTTTTAGCtcctgaggagacagagatCAAGTCATCAAGACAAGAACAAAACCTGTCAGAATGCTTTATGAAGGattcatgaatgaaaaaattCTGACATAAATCAAAACTATGAATACCTTGTACCgcttcttcatgttttcccaTTTTTTGGATGCTTGACTATGGGTCATCTTGTGTTGCAATCCCATATGTTTGAGGATGGACCTGAAAATATAATGATTTTAGTgctttacaaatgtattttaatattgcgCCAAGTTTTCAAGGTTAAAAGAGCTTCCTCTGatatcagcagaaaaaaatagcaaaaagataaattaaaaacagagcaCAGAAATAGAGCTATACTATCAAGAGGTTGTTAAATTAATATAAACAACCCACAGTTTCAACACTGGAACATGATGAGCAAAATGTGGCAAAATTATGGTAGGtatgggagggaaaaaaattatattcCCTTGGTATAGAACCTCTTGAGCAAAGACTCATCTGAAAGTAAAATATCCTCTTATAGTAACTGTGTATTCCTGCATCACAAACTAGAGTCTCAGAGAAAATTGACTTGACGGTTTACCTCCATGCCCACATGGAAGTATTTCTTCTTCCAGAGAAGAGGTAATTATTTGAAACCCTCAGTCTCACAAAGTCTTCAACTTCTTTTGAACTcactgagagagaagaaaggaaaaaaacatgtagaaCTTCACTGGAGCTGCTTAAAAgtgtagttttaaaaaaatgcctGTCCACAATTCAATAA
The sequence above is drawn from the Seriola aureovittata isolate HTS-2021-v1 ecotype China chromosome 22, ASM2101889v1, whole genome shotgun sequence genome and encodes:
- the si:dkeyp-38g8.5 gene encoding reticulocyte-binding protein homolog 2a isoform X2 codes for the protein MGLQHKMTHSQASKKWENMKKRYKELKNPPDGVKVFPETWTHFTLMDDAIEGRLEGSAPILKALPSDKDNCDFLSISKPKKRKVSMVISSPTASVAGGPEIEVSLNGDEDREEEMGEGCQDIDRIMLEVDNERNVMERERQVMEKEKQMMERERQVLQRERAALDREVAALDRDRASLERERAMIEREKAVMEREKAMVEKDRDAVCRDRLALEREKARLERLYASKERTEDVTEDSSNMKDTDVMDRKERFLHLFEKLIENL
- the si:dkeyp-38g8.5 gene encoding uncharacterized protein si:dkeyp-38g8.5 isoform X1: MEFQDHAYTSTTYDKDSPMEFTYKMSSKEVEDFVRLRVSNNYLFSGRRNTSMWAWRSILKHMGLQHKMTHSQASKKWENMKKRYKELKNPPDGVKVFPETWTHFTLMDDAIEGRLEGSAPILKALPSDKDNCDFLSISKPKKRKVSMVISSPTASVAGGPEIEVSLNGDEDREEEMGEGCQDIDRIMLEVDNERNVMERERQVMEKEKQMMERERQVLQRERAALDREVAALDRDRASLERERAMIEREKAVMEREKAMVEKDRDAVCRDRLALEREKARLERLYASKERTEDVTEDSSNMKDTDVMDRKERFLHLFEKLIENL